From one Desmodus rotundus isolate HL8 chromosome X, HLdesRot8A.1, whole genome shotgun sequence genomic stretch:
- the LAS1L gene encoding ribosomal biogenesis protein LAS1L isoform X3: protein MDRVWTAWCGKGVKEKNLSPLWAQRIVVAWLSKAEWDQVTVYLFCDDHKLQRYALNRITAWRSRLGNELPLAVASTADLVRCKLLDVTGGLGTDELRLLYGMALVRFVNLISERKTKSARLPLKCLAQEVNIPDWIVELRHQLTHKKMPHINDCRRGCYFVLKWLQKTYWCRQLENSLREAWDLEDDKEEADEDSQEELKNSLEAITDEKPKPEDEEKGAEVALRAGGDSQADKEMDALLETARRNKELYERARELLISYEEEQFKVLEKFRYLPQAIKVWNQLSPPINRILADLKGITWENRGIVLDAFLDDGFLIPTFEQLAALQIEYEDGQTEVQKGEGTDPESHKNMDFDDIVVPKPFSQFWQPLLRGLHSEAFTHALLEKMFSELSALGSNGIRATYILRWTVELIVANTKAGRNARRFSAVQWEARKSWRLFNCSASLDWPRLVESCLASPCWASPHLLQLACRVEAAGLGEVWSTEISQPKHTRGMRHMPALTVAHLDTISCAQILLFPEDW from the exons ATGGATCGCGTGTGGACTGCGTGGTGCGGGAAGGGCgtcaaagagaaaaatctgtcgCCCCTCTGGGCCCAGCGCATCGTAGTCGCCTGGCTCAGTAAGGCCGAGTGGGATCAGGTGACGGTGTACCTATTCTGTGATGACCATAAATTGCAGCGGTACGCGCTGAACCGCATCACAGCGTGGAGGAGCAG GTTAGGCAACGAACTACCCCTGGCAGTGGCTTCTACTGCTGACCTCGTACGCTGTAAGCTCTTGGATGTAACTGGTGGCTTGGGCACTGATGAACTTAGACTGCTCTATGGCATGGCATTGGTCAG gttTGTGAATCTTATCTCAGAGAGGAAGACAAAGTCTGCCAGGCTCCCCCTCAAGTGCCTGGCTCAGGAG GTGAACATTCCAGATTGGATTGTTGAACTTCGCCATCAGCTGACCCACAAGAAAATGCCCCATATAAATGACTGCCGTAGAG GTTGCTATTTTGTCCTGAAATGGCTCCAGAAGACCTACTGGTGCCGCCAACTGGAGAACAGCCTGAGAGAGGCATGGGACCTGGAGGACGACAAGGAAGAGGCAGATGAAGACAGCCAGGAGGAATTAAAGAACTCTCTTGAGGCCATCACAGACGAGAAACCAAAGcctgaggatgaggagaaaggtgCAGAGGTGGCtctcagggctgggggagacagcCAAGCTGACAAAGAGATGGATGCACTTTTGGAAACGGCTCGGAGAAATAAAGAGCTGTATG AAAGAGCCCGAGAACTACTGATATCCTATGAAGAGGAGCAGTTTAAG GTGCTGGAAAAATTTAGGTATTTACCTCAGGCCATTAAGGTGTGGAATCAGCTGTCTCCACCTATAAACAGGATCCTGGCAGACCTCAAGGGCATTACATGGGAGAACAG GGGCATTGTGCTAGATGCTTTCCTGGATGATGGCTTCCTCATCCCCACATTTGAGCAGTTGGCAGCTTTGCAGATAGAGTATGAAG ATGGGCagactgaggtccagaaaggggAAGGTACTGACCCAGAGTCACACA AAAACATGGACTTCGATGATATCGTGGTACCAAAGCCGTTCTCTCAATTCTGGCAGCCCCTGCTCAGGGGCCTGCACTCCGAGGCCTTCACGCACGCCCTGCTGGAGAAGATGTTCTCTGAGCTGTCAGCCTTGGGGAGCAATGGGATCCGGGCCACCTACATCCTGAGATGGACCGTTGAACTGATCGTGGCCAACACCAAGGCTG gacGGAATGCCCGCCGGTTTTCTGCAGTCCAGTGGGAAGCAAGGAAAAGCTGGAGGCTCTTCAACTGCTCTGCCTCCCTTGACTGGCCCCGGTTGGTTGAGTCCTGCTTGGCCTCACCCTGCTGGGCCAGCCCCCATCTCCTTCAGCT TGCCTGCAGAGTGGAAGCTGCTGGTCTTGGAGAAGTCTGGAGCACAGAGATCTCCCAGCCCAAGCATACCAGAGGGATGCGACACATGCCAGCATTAACAGTGGCTCACTTGGATACGATTTCTTGTGCACAGATCCTGCTTTTCCCAGAGGATTGGTGA